Proteins encoded within one genomic window of Nomia melanderi isolate GNS246 chromosome 8, iyNomMela1, whole genome shotgun sequence:
- the LOC116427502 gene encoding uncharacterized protein LOC116427502 isoform X1, whose translation MQMSVLPRERRRIVWIRCPMLLALGLLLALSDVGAVQRSDVQSHANSSLETDRTGTSRGISVTRILQDGELERVIRWRGICAKETVVNWGDTDVALRQVWLQETGRKLQLIYEAGSLTDCVDEELVDGDEGSCASSTHSGDYDDEASIEVFDVDEHEDASRIPQDLSWLSSTSELRHRCARVRSRARNQLVGQHRRRKYAKLQNTTSNSRKQRKGKSRSRRDLFMIPGTQWCGRGHRATKYTNLGGFGTADACCRRHDTACPFFIPPFETRYGFFNWGISSMMHCACDERFRTCLRMAGTSSANFVGKIFFDVLRTKCFTLKPQKVCAKWSWMGKCQRHEYRKQAHIRDNVPY comes from the exons ATGCAGATGAGCGTGTTACCGAG GGAAAGGAGGCGAATCGTTTGGATCCGGTGCCCAATGCTGCTGGCGTTGGGGCTACTCTTGGCGTTGTCGGACGTCGGAGCTGTTCAGCGGTCGGACGTCCAGTCGCACGCGAATTCCTCGCTGGAAACGGACAGAACCGGGACCAGTCGCGGTATTTCGGTCACCAGGATTCTTCAAGATGGCGAGCTGGAGCGTGTAATTCGCTGGCGCGGGATCTGCGCCAAGGAGACCGTCGTTAACTGGGG AGATACGGACGTAGCACTGAGGCAAGTCTGGCTGCAGGAGACCGGCAGAAAGTTGCAACTGATATACGAGGCCGGATCGCTGACCGACTGCGTCGACGAGGAGCTCGTCGACGGGGACGAGGGCTCCTGCGCGTCGAGTACGCACTCCGGCGATTACGATGACGAGGCGTCGATCGAGGTGTTCGACGTGGACGAGCACGAGGACGCCTCGAGAATCCCGCAGGACCTCTCCTGGCTCTCGTCCACGTCCGAGCTGAGGCATCGGTGCGCTCGCGTCAGAAGCAGGGCGAGAAATCAGCTTGTCGGACAACATCGCCGCAG GAAGTACGCGAAGCTTCAGAACACGACGAGCAACAGCCGTAAGCAAAGAAAAGGCAAGAGTCGATCCCGGAGGGATTTGTTCATGATCCCGGGCACACAATGGTGCGGCCGCGGTCATCGTGCCACCAAGTACACGAATTTGGGCGGTTTTGGTACCGCAGACGCTTGTTGCCGTAGACACGACACCGCCTGCCCGTTCTTCATACCGCCTTTCGAAACGCGTTACGGTTTCTTCAATTGGGGCATTTCCAGCATGATGCACTGCGCCTGTGACGAACG TTTCCGCACGTGTTTGAGAATGGCTGGGACATCGTCGGCGAACTTCGTCGGCAAGATCTTCTTCGACGTTCTCCGCACGAAATGCTTCACCCTAAAGCCGCAGAAGGTATGCGCGAAATGGTCATGGATGGGCAAGTGCCAGCGTCACGAGTACCGGAAGCAAGCTCATATTCGCGATAATGTTCCTTATTAA
- the LOC116427487 gene encoding uncharacterized protein LOC116427487 yields MCTTPSNVATGFGYTWSFGGPGAEARENAQGELTTNINYAVNNNQDQGSSQKIQVDIKPPKIANSTHRRPMFTMNETCQQTPTTHHGHTAGAHNQTHGTLVRVKKHHDVFSLTCDKGGCNCDAAHPTPAPSLFSNTLVFTTADKHAMSKHFMTPLGPLQLTAEECNEILMKRAAAASNQANANNVVTSQTDSTAHFGHVLTHVNTTQIETKVKQQQDMGSQVRVPKERPYSCSECGKSFLLKHHLTTHARVHTGERPHVCVHCGKSFAHKHCLHTHLLLHSADRPYQCRECKKSFTLKHHLVTHTRVHTRDRPFICQECGRSFPLKRHLVTHSKFHSGERPFVCEECGESFSQKDHLTMHSRFHGSLHPFVCHDCGATFQRKFELVNHGRLHGRVPHSCTVCGKEFLQKRTLLAHMRLHTGETPFACTVCGEAFPRKSDLVTHSKIHNNNTNTDEKSLMCRECGLDFSNREALTLHLRLHSGDRTLVTDLCGLAAAFQQTPGHFLTPNTSTTHQMNGPIGNPGVSHMHGATQTSPPVGTGPKPKPHICPDCGRGFAQKHGLSQHQRRHTDGSCHIRSHVCDKCGKAFYQKNHLLLHQRQHMDPPPSILRQQQRQAAQAAAQQAQQQQQQQAQQQQQVQQQQVQQQVQQQQQVQQQQGQQQPQQQQQQPQQPQQQTCTVDTKTIQLQAIQQQVQQQVQQQVQQIQQQQQQQQQQQQACSVDTKAIQLNVTM; encoded by the exons ATGTGCACCACTCCTAGTAACGTGGCAACAGGATTTGGGTATACCTGGTCCTTTGGTGGGCCAGGTGCTGAAGCCCGGGAAAATGCACAGGGTGAACTTACcacaaatattaattatgcggtaaataataatcaagacCAAGGTTCCAGTCAGAAAATACAAGTTGATATTAAACCTCCTAAGATTGCCAATAGTACGCATCGTAGACCAATGTTCACCATGAATGAAACCTGTCAACAGACCCCTACAACGCACCATGGCCATACAGCTGGAGCTCATAATCAAACGCATGGCACACTTGTCCGTGTTAAAAAACATCATGATGTATTTTCATTAACGTGTGACAAAGGAGGCTGTAATTGTGATGCAGCGCATCCAACGCCCGCACCTTCACTTTTCTCGAACACTTTAGTTTTTACCACAGCTGATAAGCATGCCATGAGTAAGCATTTCATGACACCCCTTGGACCATTACAACTTACAGCAGAAGAgtgcaatgaaattttaatgaaaagagcAGCAGCTGCCTCGAATCAAGCCAATGCAAATAACGTGGTAACGAGTCAAACAGACAGTACTGCTCATTTTGGACATGTTTTAACGCATGTTAACACTACACAAATCGAGACAAAGGTGAAGCAGCAACAAGATATGGGAAGTCAAGTCCGTGTTCCAAAGGAAAGGCCATATTCTTGTTCAGAATGTGGGAAATCGTTTCTCCTCAAGCATCATCTTACAACGCATGCAAGAGTACATACTGGAGAACGACCTCATGTTTGCGTTCACTGTGGCAAAAGTTTTGCACACAAACATTGTCTTCATACTCACCTGCTCCTTCATAGTGCAGATCGACCATACCAATGCCGTGAATGTAAAAAGTCTTTTACATTAAAGCATCACCTTGTAACGCACACAAGAGTACACACAAGAGATCGGCCATTCATTTGTCAAGAGTGTGGAAGATCATTTCCTCTAAAGCGTCACCTAGTGACTCATAGTAAATTCCATTCAGGGGAGAGACCATTTGTTTGCGAAGAGTGTGGAGAATCGTTTTCACAAAAGGATCATCTCACAATGCATTCGCGCTTCCACGGCAGTTTACATCCCTTTGTTTGTCATGATTGTGGTGCAACCTTCCAGAGAAAGTTTGAATTAGTGAATCACGGCCGTCTTCATGGGAGAGTTCCACACTCATGTACTGTTTGTGGAAAAGAATTTCTCCAAAAAAGAACACTGTTGGCGCATATGCGTTTACATACAGGAGAAACTCCATTTGCGTGCACTGTTTGTGGGGAAGCATTTCCTAGGAAGTCAGACCTTGTTACCCATTCTAAGATTCATAACAATAACACGAACACAGATGAGAAGTCGCTTATGTGCAG GGAATGTGGATTGGACTTCTCGAATCGAGAAGCCCTCACTTTGCACTTAAGGTTACATTCTGGTGATCGAACACTTGTTACTGACCTTTGTGGATTAGCGGCCGCCTTCCAGCAAACTCCTGGACATTTCCTTACCCCCAACACGTCAACAACTCACCAG ATGAATGGACCCATTGGCAATCCCGGTGTCAGCCATATGCACGGTGCAACGCAAACATCACCACCTGTGGGTACAGGTCCAAAACCAAAACCACACATTTGTCCTGATTGCGGTCGTGGTTTCGCACAGAAACATGGTTTGTCTCAACATCAACGGCGTCACACGGACGGCAGCTGTCACATAAGATCGCACGTGTGTGATAAGTGTGGCAAGGCCTTCTATCAGAAGAATCATTTGTTACTTCACCAACGCCAACACATGGATCCACCGCCAAGTATACTTCGGCAACAACAGAGGCAAGCTGCTCAAGCTGCCGCTCAGCAGgcacagcagcagcagcagcaacaagcgcaacaacagcaacaggtGCAACAGCAACAAGTGCAACAACAggtacaacaacaacaacaagtgCAACAGCAGCAGGGTCAACAACAACcccagcagcagcaacaacagcctCAACAACCGCAGCAACAAACGTGTACGGTTGACACAAAAACAATACAGCTGCAAGCTATACAGCAACAAGTGCAACAACAAGTTCAACAACAGGTACAACAGatacagcagcaacagcagcagcagcaacaacagcaacaagcGTGCTCTGTGGACACTAAAGCAATACAGTTAAATGTCACTATGTGA
- the LOC116427502 gene encoding uncharacterized protein LOC116427502 isoform X2, with amino-acid sequence MLLALGLLLALSDVGAVQRSDVQSHANSSLETDRTGTSRGISVTRILQDGELERVIRWRGICAKETVVNWGDTDVALRQVWLQETGRKLQLIYEAGSLTDCVDEELVDGDEGSCASSTHSGDYDDEASIEVFDVDEHEDASRIPQDLSWLSSTSELRHRCARVRSRARNQLVGQHRRRKYAKLQNTTSNSRKQRKGKSRSRRDLFMIPGTQWCGRGHRATKYTNLGGFGTADACCRRHDTACPFFIPPFETRYGFFNWGISSMMHCACDERFRTCLRMAGTSSANFVGKIFFDVLRTKCFTLKPQKVCAKWSWMGKCQRHEYRKQAHIRDNVPY; translated from the exons ATGCTGCTGGCGTTGGGGCTACTCTTGGCGTTGTCGGACGTCGGAGCTGTTCAGCGGTCGGACGTCCAGTCGCACGCGAATTCCTCGCTGGAAACGGACAGAACCGGGACCAGTCGCGGTATTTCGGTCACCAGGATTCTTCAAGATGGCGAGCTGGAGCGTGTAATTCGCTGGCGCGGGATCTGCGCCAAGGAGACCGTCGTTAACTGGGG AGATACGGACGTAGCACTGAGGCAAGTCTGGCTGCAGGAGACCGGCAGAAAGTTGCAACTGATATACGAGGCCGGATCGCTGACCGACTGCGTCGACGAGGAGCTCGTCGACGGGGACGAGGGCTCCTGCGCGTCGAGTACGCACTCCGGCGATTACGATGACGAGGCGTCGATCGAGGTGTTCGACGTGGACGAGCACGAGGACGCCTCGAGAATCCCGCAGGACCTCTCCTGGCTCTCGTCCACGTCCGAGCTGAGGCATCGGTGCGCTCGCGTCAGAAGCAGGGCGAGAAATCAGCTTGTCGGACAACATCGCCGCAG GAAGTACGCGAAGCTTCAGAACACGACGAGCAACAGCCGTAAGCAAAGAAAAGGCAAGAGTCGATCCCGGAGGGATTTGTTCATGATCCCGGGCACACAATGGTGCGGCCGCGGTCATCGTGCCACCAAGTACACGAATTTGGGCGGTTTTGGTACCGCAGACGCTTGTTGCCGTAGACACGACACCGCCTGCCCGTTCTTCATACCGCCTTTCGAAACGCGTTACGGTTTCTTCAATTGGGGCATTTCCAGCATGATGCACTGCGCCTGTGACGAACG TTTCCGCACGTGTTTGAGAATGGCTGGGACATCGTCGGCGAACTTCGTCGGCAAGATCTTCTTCGACGTTCTCCGCACGAAATGCTTCACCCTAAAGCCGCAGAAGGTATGCGCGAAATGGTCATGGATGGGCAAGTGCCAGCGTCACGAGTACCGGAAGCAAGCTCATATTCGCGATAATGTTCCTTATTAA